In Fusobacterium massiliense, a single window of DNA contains:
- a CDS encoding ROK family protein: MYQKEIKESNENIIFNSIFFTEQSFSIPDLTKRTNMTFPTIKRVINEFLEKNIIVEWNLSSGGIGRRAVKYKFNPDFCYSIGVSIDEKELKFILMNSVGTILLSDKVKIENEDFLVFLIESIKKFISKADEKYIKKIIGIGISIPGIYNKENNFLEFYGDVRYSTDILKDIGDEVGYPVWAENEANMSILAEAIIGKYKELSDFTVITINNKVTCSTFHKFGDKSEEYFFKASRVHYMVVDYENQKKVGDLISFKVLKNSILENFPEITDIEEFFSNKKYRYSAKGKNIVNDYLTYMGIILKNLIFTYNPKKLIVCGELSKYSNYLLEQMVRIVYPKDHIFYRGKETLTFSKFKGNSSIVGAALFPIVDKMM, from the coding sequence ATGTATCAAAAAGAAATTAAAGAGAGTAATGAAAATATAATTTTTAACTCAATCTTTTTTACAGAACAATCTTTTTCTATTCCTGATTTAACTAAAAGAACTAACATGACTTTCCCAACTATAAAAAGAGTTATTAATGAATTTTTAGAAAAAAATATAATTGTCGAATGGAATTTAAGTAGTGGTGGTATTGGACGAAGAGCTGTTAAATATAAATTTAATCCAGATTTTTGTTATAGTATCGGTGTTAGTATAGATGAAAAAGAACTTAAATTTATTTTGATGAATAGTGTAGGGACTATTTTATTATCAGATAAAGTTAAAATAGAAAATGAAGATTTTTTAGTTTTTTTAATTGAAAGTATTAAAAAATTTATATCAAAAGCTGATGAAAAGTATATAAAAAAAATCATAGGAATTGGAATTTCTATTCCAGGTATCTATAATAAAGAGAATAATTTTTTAGAATTTTATGGAGATGTTAGGTATAGCACTGATATTTTAAAAGATATTGGAGATGAGGTTGGTTATCCAGTATGGGCTGAAAATGAAGCAAATATGTCAATATTGGCTGAAGCTATTATAGGAAAATATAAAGAATTATCAGATTTTACTGTTATTACTATTAATAATAAAGTTACTTGTTCAACGTTTCACAAGTTTGGAGATAAAAGTGAAGAATATTTCTTTAAAGCGAGTAGAGTTCATTATATGGTTGTTGATTATGAAAATCAAAAAAAAGTTGGAGATTTGATTTCCTTTAAAGTTTTAAAAAATAGTATTTTAGAAAATTTTCCTGAAATTACTGATATTGAAGAATTTTTCTCAAATAAAAAATATAGGTACAGTGCTAAGGGTAAAAATATTGTTAATGATTATTTAACATATATGGGAATTATTCTTAAAAATTTGATTTTTACTTATAATCCTAAAAAACTTATTGTTTGTGGTGAACTTTCTAAATACTCAAATTATCTTTTAGAGCAAATGGTAAGAATAGTTTATCCTAAAGATCATATTTTTTATAGAGGAAAAGAAACATTAACATTTTCTAAATTTAAAGGTAATTCAAGTATAGTTGGAGCAGCCTTGTTCCCTATTGTAGATAAAATGATGTAA
- the typA gene encoding translational GTPase TypA: MNIKNIAIIAHVDHGKTTLVDCLLRQGGVFKTHELEKVEERVMDSDDIERERGITIFSKNAAVKYKDYKINIVDTPGHADFGGEVQRIMKMVDSVLLLVDAFEGPMPQTKYVLKKALEQGHRPIVVVNKVDKPNARPEDVLYMVYDLFIELNANEYQLEFPVVYASGKTGFARKELTDENMDMQPLFETILEHVQDPDGDATKPTQFLITNIAYDNYVGKLAVGRIHNGTLKRNQEVMLIKREGKQVRGKVSVLYGYEGLKRVEVEEAGAGDIVCVAGIEDIDIGETLADINNPVALPVIDIDEPTLAMTFMVNDSPFVGKEGKFVTSRHIWDRLQKEIQTNVSMRVEATDSPDSFVVKGRGELQLSILLENMRREGFEVQVSKPRVLFKEKDGKKLEPIELALIDVDDSFTGTVIEKMGVRKAEMVSMVPGQDGYTRLEFKVPARGLIGFRNEFLTDTKGTGILNHSFFDYEEYKGDIPTRNKGVLIATEPGVTVPYALNNLQDRGSLFLDPGIPVYEGMIVGEHNRENDLVVNVCKTKKLTNMRAAGSDDAVKLATPRKFTLEQALDYIAEDELVEVTPNNVRLRKKILKEGDRRKNWSANNK, translated from the coding sequence ATGAATATTAAAAACATTGCAATTATTGCCCATGTTGACCATGGGAAAACTACTCTTGTAGATTGCTTATTGAGACAAGGTGGAGTTTTTAAAACTCACGAATTAGAAAAAGTTGAAGAAAGAGTTATGGACTCAGATGACATTGAAAGAGAAAGAGGAATTACTATTTTCTCTAAGAATGCAGCTGTTAAATATAAGGACTATAAAATTAACATAGTTGATACACCAGGACATGCTGACTTTGGTGGAGAAGTACAAAGAATTATGAAAATGGTTGATTCAGTATTACTACTTGTAGATGCTTTTGAAGGGCCTATGCCTCAAACTAAATATGTATTAAAAAAAGCACTTGAACAAGGTCACAGACCAATAGTTGTTGTAAATAAAGTTGATAAGCCAAATGCAAGACCTGAAGATGTTTTATATATGGTTTATGACTTATTTATAGAATTAAATGCTAACGAATATCAACTTGAGTTTCCTGTAGTATACGCTTCTGGAAAAACTGGTTTTGCTAGAAAAGAATTAACTGATGAAAATATGGATATGCAACCATTGTTTGAAACAATTTTGGAACATGTTCAAGACCCCGATGGAGATGCAACAAAACCAACTCAATTTTTAATAACTAATATTGCTTATGATAACTATGTTGGAAAATTGGCAGTTGGAAGAATTCATAATGGAACTTTAAAAAGAAACCAAGAGGTTATGCTTATAAAAAGAGAAGGAAAACAAGTAAGAGGTAAGGTTTCTGTTTTATATGGATATGAAGGTTTAAAAAGAGTAGAAGTTGAAGAAGCTGGAGCTGGAGATATAGTTTGTGTTGCAGGTATAGAAGATATAGATATTGGTGAAACTTTAGCAGATATCAACAACCCTGTTGCATTACCTGTTATAGATATAGATGAGCCAACTCTTGCTATGACATTTATGGTTAATGATTCTCCATTCGTTGGAAAAGAAGGTAAATTTGTTACATCAAGACATATTTGGGATAGATTACAAAAAGAAATTCAAACAAATGTTAGTATGAGAGTAGAAGCAACAGACTCTCCTGATTCTTTTGTCGTTAAAGGAAGAGGAGAACTTCAACTTTCTATATTACTTGAAAACATGAGAAGAGAAGGATTTGAAGTACAAGTCTCAAAACCAAGAGTATTATTCAAAGAAAAAGATGGTAAAAAATTAGAACCGATAGAACTTGCACTAATAGATGTTGATGATAGTTTTACAGGAACTGTAATTGAAAAAATGGGAGTTAGAAAAGCTGAAATGGTTTCTATGGTTCCTGGTCAAGATGGTTATACTAGACTTGAATTTAAAGTTCCTGCAAGAGGACTTATCGGATTTAGAAACGAGTTTTTAACAGATACAAAAGGAACTGGGATATTAAATCATTCATTCTTTGATTATGAAGAGTATAAAGGAGATATTCCTACTAGAAATAAGGGAGTTTTGATTGCAACTGAACCTGGAGTTACTGTTCCTTATGCACTTAACAACTTACAAGACAGAGGAAGCCTATTCTTAGATCCAGGTATACCTGTATATGAAGGAATGATAGTTGGAGAACATAATAGAGAAAATGACTTAGTTGTAAACGTTTGTAAAACTAAGAAACTTACAAACATGAGAGCTGCTGGTTCTGACGATGCTGTTAAACTTGCCACTCCTAGAAAATTTACATTGGAACAAGCTCTTGATTATATTGCAGAAGATGAACTTGTTGAAGTAACTCCTAACAATGTAAGACTTAGAAAGAAAATTTTAAAAGAAGGAGACAGAAGAAAAAACTGGTCTGCTAATAATAAATAA
- the truB gene encoding tRNA pseudouridine(55) synthase TruB, translated as MEGIIVINKPKGITSFDAIRKLKKILKTKKIGHTGTLDPLATGVMLICVGKATKLASDLEAKNKVYTADFDIGYATDTYDIEGQKIAEKYIETSEIELNKSISKFVGKIKQVPPMYSAIKIQGNKLYDLARKGIEIERPEREINIDYIELISFSENKAKIKTKVSKGCYIRSLIFDIGQDLGTYATMTALNRDQVGDYSLDLSYTLGQIEDMVLNKDFSFLKTVEDIFLYKKCFLNTEKEFTLYKNGNTVKLENTLENGYYRVYFENNFLGLAVVDKNCLLKGYKYY; from the coding sequence TTGGAAGGAATAATTGTTATAAATAAACCAAAAGGAATTACTTCTTTTGATGCTATAAGAAAATTAAAAAAAATATTAAAAACAAAAAAAATAGGTCATACTGGTACTCTTGATCCTTTGGCAACAGGTGTTATGCTTATATGTGTTGGAAAAGCCACTAAACTAGCTTCGGATTTAGAAGCTAAAAACAAAGTTTACACAGCTGATTTTGATATAGGATATGCAACTGATACTTATGACATTGAAGGTCAAAAAATAGCTGAAAAATATATTGAAACTTCTGAAATAGAGTTGAATAAATCAATAAGTAAATTTGTGGGAAAGATTAAACAAGTACCTCCTATGTATTCAGCAATAAAAATTCAAGGAAATAAGTTATATGATTTAGCTAGAAAAGGAATCGAAATTGAAAGACCAGAAAGAGAAATTAATATTGATTATATTGAACTTATAAGTTTTTCTGAAAATAAAGCAAAAATAAAAACCAAGGTCTCAAAAGGTTGTTATATTAGAAGTTTGATTTTTGATATAGGGCAAGATTTAGGAACTTATGCAACAATGACAGCTTTAAATAGAGACCAAGTCGGAGATTATTCTTTAGATTTATCTTACACTTTAGGACAAATAGAAGATATGGTTTTAAATAAAGATTTTAGCTTTTTAAAAACAGTTGAAGATATTTTCTTATACAAAAAATGTTTCTTGAATACAGAAAAAGAATTTACTTTATATAAGAATGGAAATACAGTTAAATTAGAAAATACATTAGAAAATGGATATTATAGAGTTTATTTTGAAAACAATTTTTTGGGATTAGCTGTTGTTGATAAAAATTGTTTATTAAAAGGATATAAATATTATTAA
- a CDS encoding pyridoxamine 5'-phosphate oxidase family protein: MAKLTDAIKELILNPTKEGAWTAQLGWIATVREDGAPNIGPKRSCRIYDDSTLIWNENTAGEIMKDIERGSKVAVAFANWDKLDGYRFVGTAEVHKEGKYYDEVVEWAKGKMGVPKAAVVFHIEEVYTLKSGPTAGTRID, from the coding sequence ATGGCAAAATTAACAGATGCTATAAAAGAATTAATATTAAATCCAACTAAGGAAGGAGCATGGACAGCACAATTAGGATGGATAGCAACAGTAAGAGAAGATGGAGCACCTAATATAGGGCCAAAAAGATCTTGCCGTATCTATGATGATTCTACTTTAATCTGGAACGAAAATACAGCTGGAGAAATAATGAAAGATATCGAAAGAGGATCTAAAGTTGCAGTTGCATTTGCTAACTGGGATAAATTAGATGGATATCGTTTTGTAGGAACTGCTGAAGTTCACAAAGAAGGAAAATATTATGATGAAGTAGTAGAATGGGCTAAAGGGAAAATGGGAGTACCTAAAGCTGCAGTAGTATTTCATATTGAAGAAGTTTATACTTTAAAATCAGGACCAACAGCTGGAACAAGAATAGACTAA
- a CDS encoding cobyrinate a,c-diamide synthase, whose protein sequence is MKAFMLAGISSGIGKTTISMALMSAFDNISPFKVGPDYIDPGFHEFITGNPSYNLDMFMMGEQGVRYSFLKHHKNISIIEGVMGLYDGIDNTLDNNSSAHLARFLGVPVILVLDGIGKSTSIAAQVLGYKNLDPRVNIAGVIINKVSSAKTYSIFKEAIEKYTGVKCLGFVGKNDSLNISSRHLGLLQAHEVDDLKEKLQILKNAVLENIDLVELEKIATEQTRNIEEKVSDIAYPLYLSNLKDKYTGKTIAIAKDSAFSFYYNDNIEFLEYMGFKIRYFSPIKDAVVPECDAIYLGGGYPENFAKELSSNKSMINSIRDNYEQGKSILAECGGFMYLSNGIEDTEGKMSEMCCLAPCLVNMTNKLDISRFGYISITNKDGLEIAKGHEFHYSKLKTVIEDTRKFKAVKKDGRNWDCIFNGKKMYAGYPHIHFFGSYKLLEELF, encoded by the coding sequence ATGAAAGCATTTATGCTTGCTGGTATAAGTAGTGGAATTGGGAAAACAACAATCTCTATGGCTCTTATGTCAGCTTTTGACAATATCTCCCCATTTAAAGTTGGACCTGATTATATAGATCCTGGTTTTCACGAATTTATAACAGGAAACCCAAGCTATAATTTAGATATGTTTATGATGGGAGAACAAGGTGTTAGATATAGTTTTCTAAAGCATCATAAGAATATTTCGATAATAGAAGGTGTTATGGGACTTTATGATGGGATAGATAATACTTTAGATAATAATAGCTCTGCACATTTAGCAAGATTTTTAGGGGTTCCAGTAATTCTAGTGTTAGATGGAATAGGTAAAAGTACAAGTATTGCTGCTCAAGTTTTGGGATATAAGAATCTTGATCCTAGAGTTAATATTGCTGGAGTTATAATAAATAAAGTTTCAAGTGCAAAAACATATTCGATATTTAAAGAGGCAATAGAAAAATATACAGGAGTTAAATGTCTAGGTTTTGTTGGGAAAAATGATTCTTTGAATATATCAAGTAGACACTTAGGACTTTTACAAGCACATGAAGTTGATGACTTGAAAGAAAAGTTACAAATATTAAAAAATGCAGTCTTGGAAAATATAGATCTAGTTGAATTAGAAAAAATTGCAACAGAGCAAACTAGAAACATAGAAGAAAAAGTTAGTGATATTGCTTATCCACTATACTTATCTAACTTAAAAGATAAATATACAGGAAAAACAATAGCAATAGCTAAGGATTCTGCATTCTCTTTTTACTACAATGATAATATTGAATTTTTAGAATATATGGGATTTAAAATTAGATATTTTTCTCCGATAAAAGATGCAGTAGTACCAGAATGTGATGCTATTTATCTAGGTGGGGGATACCCAGAAAATTTTGCAAAGGAATTATCTAGCAATAAAAGTATGATTAATTCTATTAGAGATAATTATGAACAAGGTAAAAGTATCTTAGCTGAATGTGGAGGTTTTATGTACTTAAGTAATGGTATAGAGGACACAGAGGGGAAAATGTCTGAAATGTGTTGTTTGGCACCTTGTTTAGTAAATATGACAAATAAATTAGATATATCTAGATTTGGGTATATATCAATAACTAATAAAGATGGACTAGAAATAGCTAAGGGACATGAGTTCCATTATTCGAAATTAAAAACAGTTATTGAAGATACAAGAAAATTTAAAGCTGTAAAAAAAGATGGAAGAAATTGGGATTGTATATTTAATGGAAAAAAGATGTATGCAGGTTACCCACATATACATTTTTTTGGAAGTTATAAATTATTAGAGGAGTTATTTTAA
- a CDS encoding DeoR family transcriptional regulator: MLEIIKETLIELVEKQKMTDKMTDKMTDKMTDKMTDKFKERIEILIKYLGQNDSISNKEAQSLLGISEATAKRFLNSLVKENLLEAVGEYKVRKYIKK, encoded by the coding sequence ATGTTAGAAATTATAAAAGAAACTTTAATAGAATTAGTTGAAAAACAAAAAATGACCGATAAAATGACCGATAAAATGACCGATAAAATGACCGATAAAATGACCGATAAATTTAAAGAAAGAATAGAAATACTTATCAAATATTTAGGTCAAAATGATTCTATTAGCAATAAAGAGGCACAAAGCTTGTTGGGTATCTCAGAAGCTACAGCAAAGAGATTTTTAAATAGTTTAGTCAAAGAAAATCTTCTAGAAGCTGTTGGAGAATACAAAGTAAGAAAATATATAAAAAAATAA
- a CDS encoding precorrin-8X methylmutase, which translates to MSYIKVPGDIEKRSFEIIEEELGDKAKKFSESEMPIVKRIIHTSADFEYADLIEFQNNAIESGLKALEKGCKIYCDTNMIVNGLSKPALSKYNCSAYCLVSDKEVIEEAKKEGLTRSIVGMRKAGKDPETKIFILGNAPTALYQLKEMIENGEIEKPALVIGVPVGFVGAAESKEEFKKLGIPYITINGRKGGSTIGVAILHGIIYQIYKREGFHA; encoded by the coding sequence GTGAGTTATATAAAAGTACCAGGAGATATAGAAAAAAGAAGTTTTGAAATTATTGAAGAAGAATTAGGAGATAAAGCGAAGAAATTCTCTGAAAGTGAAATGCCTATAGTTAAAAGAATAATCCATACTTCAGCAGATTTTGAATATGCTGATTTAATAGAATTTCAAAATAATGCTATAGAAAGTGGATTAAAAGCTTTAGAAAAAGGTTGTAAAATTTATTGTGATACAAATATGATAGTAAATGGACTTAGTAAACCTGCCTTATCTAAATATAACTGTTCTGCTTATTGTTTAGTTTCCGATAAGGAAGTAATTGAAGAGGCTAAAAAAGAAGGACTTACTCGTTCAATAGTTGGAATGAGAAAAGCAGGAAAAGACCCTGAAACAAAAATATTTATTTTAGGAAATGCACCTACTGCATTATATCAATTAAAGGAAATGATAGAAAATGGTGAAATAGAAAAACCTGCTTTAGTTATAGGAGTTCCTGTTGGTTTTGTTGGAGCAGCAGAATCAAAAGAAGAATTTAAAAAGCTAGGTATTCCATATATCACAATAAATGGTAGAAAAGGTGGAAGTACAATAGGTGTTGCTATACTTCATGGAATTATCTACCAAATATATAAAAGAGAAGGTTTTCATGCATAA
- the cbiD gene encoding cobalt-precorrin-5B (C(1))-methyltransferase CbiD, with the protein MEEKELKNGYTTGTCATAAVKVALEALVYGKKATEVDITTLNYTNLKIPVQKLRVRNNFASCAIQKYAGDDPDVTNGISICAKVQLVKELPKVDRGAYYDNCVIIGGRGVGLVTKKGLQIGVGKSAINPGPQKMITSVVNEILEGIDEKVIITIYIPEGRAKALKTYNPKMGVIGGISVLGTTGIVKAMSEDALKKSMFAELRVMKEDKDRDWVIFAFGNYGERHCIKLGLDVEQMIIISNFVGFMIESAVKLGFKKIIMLGHIAKAIKVAGGIFNTHSRVADGRMETMATCAILVNEKIENVKKIIGANTVEEACDYVENNEIYHLIANRIAFKMQEYARADIEVSAAVFSFKGETMGESDNYQKMVGDCGAIK; encoded by the coding sequence ATGGAAGAAAAAGAATTGAAAAATGGTTATACAACAGGAACTTGTGCCACAGCAGCAGTGAAAGTTGCTTTAGAAGCACTAGTCTATGGTAAAAAAGCTACTGAAGTTGATATAACTACATTAAATTACACAAATTTAAAAATACCAGTTCAAAAGCTGAGAGTTAGAAATAATTTTGCAAGCTGTGCTATACAAAAATATGCAGGTGATGACCCTGATGTTACTAATGGAATAAGTATTTGTGCTAAAGTACAATTGGTAAAAGAACTTCCAAAAGTTGACAGAGGTGCATACTATGATAATTGTGTGATTATTGGTGGTAGAGGAGTTGGACTTGTAACAAAAAAAGGACTTCAAATAGGAGTTGGAAAATCTGCAATAAATCCTGGACCACAAAAAATGATAACCTCTGTTGTTAATGAAATTTTAGAGGGAATAGATGAGAAAGTTATAATAACTATTTATATTCCTGAAGGAAGAGCAAAGGCATTAAAAACTTATAATCCTAAAATGGGAGTTATAGGAGGGATTTCTGTCCTAGGAACAACTGGCATAGTTAAAGCTATGAGTGAAGATGCATTAAAAAAATCTATGTTTGCAGAACTTAGAGTTATGAAAGAAGACAAAGATAGGGATTGGGTTATTTTTGCTTTTGGTAACTATGGAGAGAGACATTGCATAAAATTGGGGCTAGATGTTGAGCAAATGATAATAATAAGTAACTTTGTTGGTTTTATGATTGAGTCAGCAGTTAAACTAGGATTTAAGAAAATCATTATGCTTGGGCATATTGCTAAAGCAATAAAAGTAGCAGGTGGAATTTTTAACACACACAGTAGAGTAGCTGATGGTAGAATGGAAACTATGGCTACTTGTGCTATTTTAGTTAATGAAAAAATTGAAAATGTAAAAAAAATTATTGGTGCAAACACTGTTGAAGAAGCTTGTGATTATGTTGAAAATAATGAAATTTATCATTTAATTGCAAATAGAATTGCCTTCAAAATGCAAGAATATGCAAGAGCAGATATAGAAGTATCGGCTGCAGTATTTTCTTTTAAAGGAGAAACTATGGGGGAAAGTGATAATTATCAAAAAATGGTAGGTGATTGCGGTGCAATTAAATAA
- the cbiE gene encoding precorrin-6y C5,15-methyltransferase (decarboxylating) subunit CbiE produces the protein MIAVQLNKINVVGLGPGNIKYLSMAGVDCIKSAEIIVGSTRQLSDLKSILSKEQEIYILGKLPELIVYLKANISKKITIIVSGDTGYYSLVPYLSKNLSKEILNIVPNISSYQYLFSRIGENWQSFRPASVHGREFDYLNKIDEKDISGLVLLTDDVQNPYEIAKNLFENGKRNITVIVGENLSYDNERITIVKIEDYEKLNRKFDMNVLILKKGENYGKE, from the coding sequence GTGATTGCGGTGCAATTAAATAAGATAAATGTTGTAGGTTTAGGTCCTGGAAATATAAAATATCTTTCTATGGCTGGTGTAGATTGTATAAAAAGTGCTGAAATTATAGTTGGAAGTACAAGACAACTTTCAGACTTAAAATCTATTCTTTCAAAAGAACAAGAAATATATATATTAGGTAAATTACCAGAATTGATAGTTTATCTAAAAGCTAATATTAGCAAAAAAATCACAATTATTGTTTCTGGAGATACAGGTTATTATAGTTTGGTTCCTTATTTATCAAAAAATTTATCAAAAGAAATTTTAAATATTGTTCCTAATATATCATCTTATCAATATCTATTTTCAAGAATAGGAGAGAATTGGCAAAGTTTTAGACCAGCTAGTGTTCATGGTAGAGAGTTCGACTACTTAAATAAAATTGATGAAAAAGATATTTCTGGACTTGTGTTATTAACAGATGATGTTCAAAATCCTTATGAAATAGCAAAAAATCTATTTGAAAATGGAAAAAGAAATATAACTGTCATAGTTGGAGAAAATTTATCTTATGATAACGAAAGAATAACTATAGTTAAAATTGAAGATTATGAAAAACTAAATAGAAAATTTGATATGAATGTTTTAATTTTAAAAAAGGGAGAAAACTATGGAAAAGAATAA